One segment of Solanum lycopersicum chromosome 1, SLM_r2.1 DNA contains the following:
- the LOC101248247 gene encoding serine/threonine-protein kinase STY46 isoform X2, with protein MAIKDNESCGSRVVDSATTSGRFHRKKLEVYNEVLRRLKEESDNNDTLQSAFDDELWAHFNRLPTRYALDVNVERAEDVLTHKRLLHLAHDPANRPAFEVRLVQVAPIPDENSVDSVYSSSAKEQISRSIHPPPAFGSSPNLEALACEVVKSEVQDEDAAPTCANISRPMHEITFSMVDKPKLLSQLTSLLAELGLNIQEAHAFSTVDGYSLDVFVVDGWPYEEVVQLRAALEREISRTEKSWPSPSKSLKKQEQDMIKCEFDHLTIPFDGVDVWEIDHQLLKFEYKIASGSYGDLYKGTYCSQEVAIKILKSERLNTELQTEFAQEVYIMRKVRHKNVVQFIGACTSPPNLCIVTEYMSGGSVYDYLHKQRGSFKLPTVLKVAIDVSKGMNYLHQNNIIHRDLKAANLLMDENEVVKVADFGVARVKAQTGVMTAETGTYRWMAPEVIEHKPYDHKADVFSFGVVLWELLTGKIPYEYLTPLQAAIGVVQKGLRPTIPKHTPPKLADLLETCWQQDPTSRPDFSAIVDILQQIAKEVGHEKADRCKEKTSGGFFSALRRGHH; from the exons ATGGCAATAAAGGATAACGAGAGTTGTGGTAGTAGAGTGGTGGATTCGGCCACTACCAGTGGTCGTTTTCATAGGAAAAAATTGGAGGTTTACAATGAGGTGCTTCGGAGGCTTAAAGAAGAATCTGACAATAACGACACTTTACAATCTGCTTTTGACGATGAACTTTGGGCTCATTTCAATCGCCTTCCTACTCG gTACGCATTGGATGTGAATGTTGAGAGGGCAGAAGATGTACTCACACACAAGCGATTACTACATCTTGCACATGATCCAGCTAATAGACCTGCCTTTGAAGTCCGGTTGGTGCAG GTTGCTCCCATTCCTGATGAAAACTCAGTAGATTCTGTTTATTCGAGCTCTGCAAAGGAGCAAATTAGTAGAAg CATCCATCCTCCACCTGCCTTTGGTTCTTCTCCTAATCTTGAAGCCCTAGCTTGCGAAGTTGTCAAATCTGAAGTTCAAGATGAGGATGCTGCTCCTACTTGTGCAAATATTTCACG GCCAATGCATGAAATAACATTCTCAATGGTTGACAAGCCAAAACTTCTCAGCCAG TTAACTTCATTACTAGCTGAGCTTGGGCTGAACATCCAGGAAGCACATGCCTTTTCCACTGTGGACGGCTACTCCCTAGATGTCTTTGTTGTTGATGGTTGGCCCTATGAG GAAGTTGTGCAACTTCGAGCTGCATTAGAGAGGGAAATCTCGAGAACGGAG AAATCATGGCCTAGCCCATCAAAATCACTAAAAAAGCAGGAACAAGACATGATCAAATGTGAATTTGACCATTTGACAATACCTTTTGATGGCGTTGATGTCTGGGAAATTGATCATCAGCTACTAAAATTTGAATACAAGATTGCATCTGGTTCATATGGTGACTT ATATAAAGGTACATACTGCAGTCAAGAAGTAGCTATCAAAATCCTAAAATCTGAGCGCTTGAACACAGAATTGCAGACGGAGTTCGCCCAAGAAGTGTATATCATGAG AAAAGTTCGTCACAAGAACGTTGTGCAGTTCATAGGGGCTTGTACTAGCCCTCCCAACTTGTGTATAGTAACAG AGTACATGTCTGGGGGAAGTGTATATGACTATTTACACAAACAAAGGGGCAGTTTTAAACTACCTACTGTGCTTAAAGTAGCGATTGATGTATCCAAAGGGATGAACTACCtgcatcaaaataatattatacataGGGACTTGAAGGCCGCCAATCTACTGATGGATGAAAATGAA gTCGTTAAAGTGGCTGATTTTGGTGTTGCCAGGGTAAAGGCACAAACCGGTGTCATGACAGCAGAGACCGGTACTTATAGATGGATGGCCCCTGAG GTAATAGAACACAAGCCCTATGATCACAAAGCAGACGTATTCAGTTTTGGGGTTGTGCTATGGGAGTTGCTGACAGGAAAG ATTCCATATGAGTACTTAACCCCATTGCAAGCTGCTATTGGAGTGGTCCAGAAG GGTTTGCGACCAACCATACCCAAGCACACTCCTCCTAAACTTGCTGATCTGCTCGAGACATGCTGGCAGCAAGATCCAACATCCAGACCTGACTTTTCTGCAATAGTCGATATTTTGCAGCAAATAGCAAAAGAG GTTGGACATGAAAAAGCAGATCGTTGCAAGGAGAAGACATCTGGAGGATTCTTTTCAGCGCTTAGACGTGGGCATCACTGA
- the LOC101248247 gene encoding serine/threonine-protein kinase STY46 isoform X1 has translation MAIKDNESCGSRVVDSATTSGRFHRKKLEVYNEVLRRLKEESDNNDTLQSAFDDELWAHFNRLPTRYALDVNVERAEDVLTHKRLLHLAHDPANRPAFEVRLVQVAPIPDENSVDSVYSSSAKEQISRSIHPPPAFGSSPNLEALACEVVKSEVQDEDAAPTCANISRPMHEITFSMVDKPKLLSQLTSLLAELGLNIQEAHAFSTVDGYSLDVFVVDGWPYEGMVGWSVIPSDLISYQEVVQLRAALEREISRTEKSWPSPSKSLKKQEQDMIKCEFDHLTIPFDGVDVWEIDHQLLKFEYKIASGSYGDLYKGTYCSQEVAIKILKSERLNTELQTEFAQEVYIMRKVRHKNVVQFIGACTSPPNLCIVTEYMSGGSVYDYLHKQRGSFKLPTVLKVAIDVSKGMNYLHQNNIIHRDLKAANLLMDENEVVKVADFGVARVKAQTGVMTAETGTYRWMAPEVIEHKPYDHKADVFSFGVVLWELLTGKIPYEYLTPLQAAIGVVQKGLRPTIPKHTPPKLADLLETCWQQDPTSRPDFSAIVDILQQIAKEVGHEKADRCKEKTSGGFFSALRRGHH, from the exons ATGGCAATAAAGGATAACGAGAGTTGTGGTAGTAGAGTGGTGGATTCGGCCACTACCAGTGGTCGTTTTCATAGGAAAAAATTGGAGGTTTACAATGAGGTGCTTCGGAGGCTTAAAGAAGAATCTGACAATAACGACACTTTACAATCTGCTTTTGACGATGAACTTTGGGCTCATTTCAATCGCCTTCCTACTCG gTACGCATTGGATGTGAATGTTGAGAGGGCAGAAGATGTACTCACACACAAGCGATTACTACATCTTGCACATGATCCAGCTAATAGACCTGCCTTTGAAGTCCGGTTGGTGCAG GTTGCTCCCATTCCTGATGAAAACTCAGTAGATTCTGTTTATTCGAGCTCTGCAAAGGAGCAAATTAGTAGAAg CATCCATCCTCCACCTGCCTTTGGTTCTTCTCCTAATCTTGAAGCCCTAGCTTGCGAAGTTGTCAAATCTGAAGTTCAAGATGAGGATGCTGCTCCTACTTGTGCAAATATTTCACG GCCAATGCATGAAATAACATTCTCAATGGTTGACAAGCCAAAACTTCTCAGCCAG TTAACTTCATTACTAGCTGAGCTTGGGCTGAACATCCAGGAAGCACATGCCTTTTCCACTGTGGACGGCTACTCCCTAGATGTCTTTGTTGTTGATGGTTGGCCCTATGAG GGCATGGTGGGGTGGTCTGTTATTCCTTCTGATCTCATTTCTTATCAGGAAGTTGTGCAACTTCGAGCTGCATTAGAGAGGGAAATCTCGAGAACGGAG AAATCATGGCCTAGCCCATCAAAATCACTAAAAAAGCAGGAACAAGACATGATCAAATGTGAATTTGACCATTTGACAATACCTTTTGATGGCGTTGATGTCTGGGAAATTGATCATCAGCTACTAAAATTTGAATACAAGATTGCATCTGGTTCATATGGTGACTT ATATAAAGGTACATACTGCAGTCAAGAAGTAGCTATCAAAATCCTAAAATCTGAGCGCTTGAACACAGAATTGCAGACGGAGTTCGCCCAAGAAGTGTATATCATGAG AAAAGTTCGTCACAAGAACGTTGTGCAGTTCATAGGGGCTTGTACTAGCCCTCCCAACTTGTGTATAGTAACAG AGTACATGTCTGGGGGAAGTGTATATGACTATTTACACAAACAAAGGGGCAGTTTTAAACTACCTACTGTGCTTAAAGTAGCGATTGATGTATCCAAAGGGATGAACTACCtgcatcaaaataatattatacataGGGACTTGAAGGCCGCCAATCTACTGATGGATGAAAATGAA gTCGTTAAAGTGGCTGATTTTGGTGTTGCCAGGGTAAAGGCACAAACCGGTGTCATGACAGCAGAGACCGGTACTTATAGATGGATGGCCCCTGAG GTAATAGAACACAAGCCCTATGATCACAAAGCAGACGTATTCAGTTTTGGGGTTGTGCTATGGGAGTTGCTGACAGGAAAG ATTCCATATGAGTACTTAACCCCATTGCAAGCTGCTATTGGAGTGGTCCAGAAG GGTTTGCGACCAACCATACCCAAGCACACTCCTCCTAAACTTGCTGATCTGCTCGAGACATGCTGGCAGCAAGATCCAACATCCAGACCTGACTTTTCTGCAATAGTCGATATTTTGCAGCAAATAGCAAAAGAG GTTGGACATGAAAAAGCAGATCGTTGCAAGGAGAAGACATCTGGAGGATTCTTTTCAGCGCTTAGACGTGGGCATCACTGA
- the LOC101248725 gene encoding F-box/LRR-repeat protein 10 isoform X2 has translation MFDVSMFLRHNFARVWSIAPATLVSLEMGYISSVMVTELLSPPVLPYQSIEHIRPSILPGVQKLCLSVDYITDTMISTITNNINCLTHLDLRDSPIMEPRLAFDLTNAGIQQINLHGRLKHLSLVRSQEIFPAYFKRVNDLGILLMADRCSDMESICLGGFCQVTDTGFRTILHSCSKIFKLRIYHGPHLTDLVFHDIAATSLTLTHVSLRWCNLLTNHGVARLVSNGNLSVLDLRDCRNIGDEALQTISNLSELKALLIDGSDISDMGLSHLSKGAMRSLVSLSIRGCKRLTDNCISFLFDESSNCELRELDLSNIPNLSDAGILLLAKRRIPLLELRMRQCPLISDTSIMVLASMKVDEEGWYGSSLRLLDLYNCGGITQLSFQWLKKPYFPRLRWLGVSSSVSRDVLDTLSRNRPFLHIAFHGEELGMTGQWDNSDDLYMHDYDEVDELEQWLEGENEGDDEDIQEAENNAE, from the coding sequence ATGTTTGATGTCTCAATGTTTTTGCGGCACAATTTTGCTCGTGTTTGGTCTATAGCCCCTGCGACACTGGTATCTCTTGAAATGGGCTACATTTCTTCGGTAATGGTGACAGAATTGCTTAGCCCGCCTGTGCTACCTTATCAGTCAATTGAGCATATTCGGCCATCCATATTACCAGGAGTACAGAAGTTATGCCTTTCAGTGGATTATATTACAGACACCATGATCAGCACAATAACTAACAATATCAACTGTTTGACACATTTGGACCTTCGAGACTCGCCTATTATGGAACCAAGGTTGGCATTTGATCTTACCAATGCAGGTATACAACAAATTAATCTGCACGGGAGATTGAAACATTTGTCGTTGGTGAGAAGTCAAGAGATTTTCCCAGCTTACTTCAAGCGAGTTAATGATCTCGGTATTCTTCTTATGGCTGATAGATGCTCTGACATGGAAAGTATTTGTCTTGGTGGGTTTTGTCAGGTTACAGACACAGGTTTTAGAACAATTTTGCATTCATGTTCGAAAATTTTCAAGCTGAGGATCTATCATGGACCCCACTTGACTGATCTTGTATTTCATGACATTGCTGCAACTTCACTTACTTTGACACATGTCAGTTTAAGGTGGTGTAATCTATTAACAAACCATGGCGTTGCACGATTGGTTTCCAATGGAAATCTTAGTGTTCTTGACTTGAGGGACTGTAGGAATATTGGAGATGAAGCCCTTCAAACCATAAGCAACCTTTCTGAATTGAAGGCTTTACTGATAGATGGTTCTGATATTAGTGATATGGGATTGTCCCATTTATCAAAAGGAGCAATGCGTTCACTGGTATCATTGTCCATACGAGGGTGCAAGAGACTAACTGACAATTGTATTTCCTTTCTCTTTGATGAATCTTCTAATTGTGAATTGAGAGAATTGGACTTGTCAAACATTCCAAACCTGTCTGATGCTGGTATACTTTTGCTTGCAAAAAGACGTATTCCACTACTTGAGCTTAGAATGCGTCAATGTCCGTTGATAAGTGATACTTCAATTATGGTGTTAGCATCaatgaaggttgatgaagaaGGATGGTATGGGAGCAGTTTACGGCTGTTGGATCTTTATAATTGTGGAGGTATAACTCAGCTTTCATTCCAATGGTTAAAGAAACCTTATTTCCCGAGATTGAGATGGTTAGGAGTATCTAGTAGTGTCAGCAGGGATGTGCTGGACACTTTATCCAGGAATAGACCGTTTCTGCATATAGCTTTTCATGGGGAGGAGCTGGGAATGACTGGCCAATGGGATAATTCAGATGATCTCTATATGCATGACTATGATGAAGTTGATGAGTTGGAACAATGGCTTGAAGGAGAAAATGAGGGAGATGATGAAGACATTCAAGAAGCAGAAAACAACGCAGAGTGA